Genomic window (Hydrogenimonas cancrithermarum):
GACGGAACCATCCATCCCCGAGACATCCGAGAATTTCCGAATCGGGGCGCGAGTCACACACGATTTGAGCGAACCACAAATCGAATTTCTCAATGCATGTTTCTACTATGTGATGACGCCGCTTCTGGAGGAGGATATGCGCGATGCGATTCGGGGCCCTCAACTCATTCTTTACCGCTCCATTCAGGGGACGTGGGAGGGGTTCGACCAGTTCGACTGGGAGCATATCGATTCTCACGAAAACATGTTTTTGCATCACGAGGGGGCGCGGATTCAAACGGTATGGGGTTCTTGGTTGATGAATCCCGGGGATTTCGTGGACGAATCGGCCCCCGATGCGATGGATCACTGGATCAATTACTATGCCGTCACTGCCGCGGAGCAGGTCTACGCGTATGGCTACGACGGGCTCTTCGTCGATTCCGCGAGCCATTGGCTCAACCCTTCCGCGGTAGATGGTGTGATGCCGGACGACTATGACCTGGATAATTGGTACCAGGATCGTGTGGATGGATTGGCGTACGTCAAATCGAAATTGCCGGACAGATTCGTAGTCTTCAATGGACTGCACAATCGACACGGTGCGGAAGATAGCCTGGCCAATACCGATGGCGGTATGTGGGAGACGTTCGCGTTCGAACCGGGCATCGGCAAGTATCGCGGGGAGGAGGAGTGGTCGGAGGTTCTCGAACTCGTCATGCGTCATCCGGACAGATTCATCGTACTGGTCGTCAAAGAGCAGCCCGGTTTGACGGACGATGTCCGAAAACGCCTCTTCAGTGTGGGGAGTTATCTTCTCGTGAGTGGAGAGAAGGTCGTGTTTTCGATGTCGGACGAGGAGCACACCCGAACCAATTCTCTCCTCTATTATCCCGAATACACTCTCGACCTGGGTGCGCCCCTGGGTAACTATA
Coding sequences:
- a CDS encoding putative glycoside hydrolase, which produces MKKFLILLLLLAGCGHITTEPSIPETSENFRIGARVTHDLSEPQIEFLNACFYYVMTPLLEEDMRDAIRGPQLILYRSIQGTWEGFDQFDWEHIDSHENMFLHHEGARIQTVWGSWLMNPGDFVDESAPDAMDHWINYYAVTAAEQVYAYGYDGLFVDSASHWLNPSAVDGVMPDDYDLDNWYQDRVDGLAYVKSKLPDRFVVFNGLHNRHGAEDSLANTDGGMWETFAFEPGIGKYRGEEEWSEVLELVMRHPDRFIVLVVKEQPGLTDDVRKRLFSVGSYLLVSGEKVVFSMSDEEHTRTNSLLYYPEYTLDLGAPLGNYTRSENGLYLRSFEKGLVIVNPSETKTLSMMLSSSFMRVVPAGGGEVDEVGGWDGSLSYEPVSGEVSLPPVSALLLVVP